Proteins from one Cicer arietinum cultivar CDC Frontier isolate Library 1 chromosome 3, Cicar.CDCFrontier_v2.0, whole genome shotgun sequence genomic window:
- the LOC140919736 gene encoding uncharacterized protein: MSTDEITGSGSSASDYNKPFRFEGSHFKRWQQKMLFFLTTKKLANVLKDDIPVVPEKGEQTEKDKIAAELTLWEHNDYLCKNYILNGLADDLYDYYSSDSNTAKQVWDALKKKYDTEEAGAKKYAVSRYLKYQMTDDRSVEAQSHEIQKIAHEIITEEFKNSLRHKTKEFSLESLITRLRIEEESRKQDQKDEILLVANNKKKKPIGAVLKPNGKQLKNQNRTSKNSNRNGNHQRVPIARQPPPPRNGPLSFSYFYCGKEGHMARKCRYKQGAVNQANLTEEQFVAMITEINLVGGSDGWKDLNSEGCNAHSRNKKESGLRVSSQ, translated from the exons ATGTCTACCGACGAAATTACTGGGTCAGGTTCATCTGCTTCTGACTACAACAAACCATTTCGGTTTGAGGGAAGTCACTTCAAACGATGGCAACAAAAGATGCTGTTTTTTCTAACCACGAAAAAGCTTGCCAACGTTTTGAAGGATGATATTCCGGTTGTACCAGAAAAAGGTGAACAAACTGAAAAGGATAAAATAGCTGCTGAATTAACCCTATGGGAACATAATGATTACctatgtaagaattatattctcaatggacttgctgatgatctgtatgacTACTACAGCTCCGACAGCAATACTGCTAAACAGGTTTGGGATGCTTTAAAGAAGAAGTACGATACTGAGGAAGCTGGAGCCAAGAAGTATGCTGTAagccgctacctcaaatatcagaTGACAGATGACAGATCAGTCGAAGCTCAGTCTCACGAGATCCAGAAAATTGCTCACGAAATCATAACTGAAG aatttaaaaattctcttaggCATAAAACTAAAGAATTCTCTCTAGAAAGTCTGATAACCCGCCTTAGAATTGAGGAGGAATCTCGCAAGCAAGACCAGAAAGATGAAATTCTTCTTGTAGCTAATAACAAGAAGAAAAAGCCCATCGGAGCGGTTCTGAAGCCAAACGGCAAACAACTGAAGAATCAGAACCGTACTTCAAAGAACAGCAACAGGAATGGGAACCACCAAAGGGTCCCAATTGCCAGGCAGCCACCACCTCCAAGAAATGGCCCCCTTTCCTTCTCCTACTTCTACTGTGGGAAAGAGGGTCATATGGCACGCAAGTGTAGGTACAAGCAAGGCGCTGTAAATCAGGCCAACTTGACCGAAGAGCAATTCGTTGCAATGATAACTGAGATCAACCTCGttggtggatcagatggatg GAAAGACCTTAATTCTGAAGGATGTAATGCACACTCCAGAAATAAGAAAGAATCTGGTCTCAGggtttcttctcaataa